The stretch of DNA ATCGGGACGCGGGCCCGCAAGGAGATCCAGCGTTTCCTGGGCGTTCGCAGGGTTGCGCTCGAGTTGCAGGTCAGTGTCGCGCCCGAGTGGAGGAACCGGGAGGGGCTCCTGGATCGGTTCGGTGTGGTTTAAAAGCTTTCCCACGCGGTTTTGGCACCACCTCGTAGTAGACTGAACCCAAGGTTTCCCCGAGGAATCGGCCGGCATGCGTGAACTGGTCCATCAACTGAACTTCTTCAGCGAGTTGGGAGTGACCCATCTCAACCTGAAAAACCTGAATCGGGTTCCGACTCTTCCGGAAATCCGGGAGGAGATGGGAGAGTGCACGAGGTGCAAACTGCACCGGGGGCGCCAAAACATCGTGTTCGGAGTCGGCAACCCCGAAGCCGACCTCATGTTCGTGGGAGAGGCTCCGGGAGCCGACGAAGACGCCCAGGGGATCCCCTTCGTCGGCCGGGCCGGCCAGCTCCTGACCCGCATCATCGAGTCCATCGGCCTGCAGCGGGAACAGGTCTACATCGCCAATATCCTCAAGTGCCGGCCGCCCCGAAACCGGGATCCCCAACCGGACGAGGTCGAATCGTGCGAGGGTTTTCTTTTCCAGCAGATCCAAGCCATCGATCCGCTCCTGGTCGTGGCCCTGGGCAGGTACGCGGCCCAGACGCTGCTTCAGACCCAGACCGCCATATCCCGGATCCGGGGCAAGTTTTATCCCTACCGGGGAGGTCTTCTGATTCCCACGTTCCACCCTTCCTATCTGCTTCGCAACCCGAGGGCCAAACGGGAGGTCTGGGAGGACATGAAGGCGATCCGGGCCAAGCTGACCGAACTGGGAAGCTCCTACTACGCACCGTGACCCCGGTAGCCTGTTCGATCCCGGCTCCGGGATCGGCCTTGGTTTGACCAGGGCCGGCGCCGGCGGGACGTTTCGCACTTGGCCGAGTTTCTCATGCCCGCGAGCCCCCAAGTTGCCCCCGGCCGAGACCCCGAGCAGGACCGGAACGTCCAGGTTGCGGTACCTCTCCCGCTCTTCCGGGAGTTCACCTACCGGGTTCCGGATCGGATGGAGACGCCGCCGGCCGCCGGCACCCGGGTTTTGGTCCCCTTCGGCCACCGGAAACTGGTGGGCATCGTCGTCTCCGGTTCACCCCGGGTCACCGGTCTGGAGTTGAAGAATCTGGAGCGGGTCCTGGATCGGGACCCCATCCTTTCTCCCCAACTGTTGAGTCTCGGCCAATGGGTGGCGCGTTACTACTTCTCGCCTCTGGGAGAAGTCCTGCAGAGCATGCTTCCCCCGGGCCTGCTGTCGAAGCCCTCCTCCACGGTCTCCCGGTCTTGGCCGGTCAAGACCCGGATGGCGATCCGGAGCGTCGATCTTTCCCGGGAATCCGGTCTGACGAGGCGGCAGCGGGAGCTCCTGGCACTGTTGCGCGCCCGGAAGCTCCCGGTCGCGGTGTCCCGATTCGTCCGGGAGGCCGGCACCACCCGCGGCACGCTGAAGGCGATGGCGGCACGGGGCGCCGTGGTGCTGAAGCCGGAGCGGGTCTACCGCTCCCCGTGGCTCGATTCGGACCCGCCCCCGCCGGTCAAGCGTCATTCGTTGAACCCGGATCAGAGCAGGATCCTGGAAGAGATTCGAAGGCGGCTGTCCGGTGGCGGCTTTCACAGCATGCTCATCCATGGAATCACGGGAAGCGGCAAGACGGAGGTCTATCTCAACGCCATTTCCCAGGTGGTTCGAACCGGCGGGAGCGCCTTGATGCTGGTTCCGGAAATCGGATTGACCCCCCAGATCTCCAACCAGTTCCGGGGCTGGTTCGGTTCGGAGGTGGCCATTCTTCACAGCGCCCTCTCCGAGGGGGAGAGGTTCGACCAATGGTTGCGTATTCGGGAGGGAAAGGCCCGGGTCGTGATCGGCACCCGGTCTTCGGTCTTCGCTCCCGTCCCCGACCTGAGAATCGCCATCGTCGACGAGGAGCACGACTCCTCCTACAAGCAGGGGGAAATGCCCAGGTATCACGCCCGGGACGCGGCGTTGAAACGCGGACAATTGGAGCAGGCCCTGGTGGTGCTGGGAAGCGCCACGCCGCAGTTGGAGATCTACCACGTGTCCCGGGACCGGGGACGCCCCCGGCCGGAGGTCCTGCCTCGCAGGGTTCTGGACCGCTCCCTGCCCCAGGTCGAGGTCGTGGATATGAGGCTGGAGTTTCAGAAGCACGGCAAGGCGCTGATCCTCTCGGACCTGCTCAGGGATTCGCTCCGGCAGAGCCTGGAGTGCGGCGACCAGGCGCTGCTCCTGCTCAATCGCCGGGGCTATTCCGCGGCTCTGCTCTGCCGGAGCTGCGGGAACACCGAGCGCTGCCGGAACTGCAGCATCAGCCTGACCTACCATCGAGACCGGAATCGGCTCCTCTGCCACTACTGCGGGTTCACCCGTTCGCTCCCCGCCCGCTGCCGGGATTGCGGCAAGCGGTACATCCACCTGTTGGGGGAAGGGACGGAGAAGGTGCAGGAGGCGCTCCAGGAACTGTTTCCCGAGGCCCGGGTGGGCCGCCTGGACCGGGACACGGTGCGGCGCAAAGGAAGCCTGCAACGGATCCTGTCGGACTTTCGCCGGGGCCGGACCGATGTTCTGGTGGGCACCCAGATGATCGCCAAGGGGCACGACTTCCCGGGAGTCACGCTGGTCGGCGTACTGAGCGCGGACCAGGGCTTGAGGCTGCCCGACTTCCGAGCCGCCGAGCGGACCTTCCAACTCCTGACCCAGGTGGCGGGCCGGGCCGGCCGGGGGGAGCGTGCCGGCCGGGTCGTCATCCAGACCTACTATCCCAACCACTACAGTCTCAAGGCGGCCCGCCGGCAGGACTACCCACTGTTCTTTCAGGAGGAGATCGAGTTCCGGCGCCGATTCCAATACCCGCCCTTCTCGGCCCTGGTCAGCCTTCTGGTCCAGGGTCGGGACCGGGGTTCGACACTCGATTTGGCCCACCGGCTCGGCCGGAGCCTGTTGGAGCACCGAAAACGAATCGGCGCCCATCAGAGGCTGCGGATCCTGGGGCCGGCCCCGGCGCCGCTGGAGCGGATCAAGGGGGAATACCGATTCCAGATTCTGATCAAGGCCGTCCGCCGTCCGGAAGCCCTGGAAGTCGTCCGTTCGAGCCGGGAGGAGCTCTCCCGGAAAGGGGCCAACCTGAAGCAGGTCTCCGTGGACGTGGACCCGGTGAACCTGATGTGAAATCCGTTCATCTGATCGCAATAGGGGCCGGCCGCGCGAGTGTCCTCTGCGGCGCGCCGTCCGCGCCGCAGATTGGAACCGGTTCCAGACGAGAGATACAATTGACTCATGGCCGAGTCATCGCCATTGGGCGCTTCTGAAGCCTATCCGAACCCGGACGACATCTTCCGCAGTATCCGGGGCTGGGCTCCCGAACCGGTCCTCGACCTCCTGGACCAACTGGCTTTCCTTCTGCCGGACGACATCAAGTATCGCCTCAAGACGGTCATGGACACCCTCCCGCGCCAGGGGGACAACATGCAGAAGGTCCTGGAGGTGGTCCGCGGGCAGTGGCGGGAGATCCAGTCGGAGGAGGAGTTGCGGATCAGTGTCGTGGGGATGCCCCAATCGGGGAAGGCGACGCTGATTCGGGCCCTGACCCGGGATCAGGACGAAACGGTGCGGCCCATCTTTCATCCCGTCGGCATCCAGGGAGTGGAAGAGTTCGTCGGATACCGGACGCCGGACCTGACCCGGGACCTGCAGCAGGCGGATTTCATTCTGCTGGTTCTGGACGGCCGCTTCGAAGCCACACTCTCCACGCGGCGCCTCCTGGAGCGGCTTCAGGGTTACGGGACGCCGCTGCTGGTGGTCCTGAGCAAGATGGATCTTGTCCGGCAGCCGAGCCGGATGGTCCGGTCCGCCAGAGGCGTTCTGGGCACCTCCGTGTTCCCGGTTTCCGTGGCCCAGCCGGAGAGACTCGAACGGCTTCTGAAATCGATCGTCTCGGCCCTCCCCAAGGCCCTCTATCCGCTGACGCGAAGCCTGCCCGGGTTCCGCCGGACCATCTGCAATTCCATCGTGACCCAGGCGTCCTTCTCTGCCGCCCTGGTGGGAGCCGTACCCATACCGGTCAGCGACATGTTGCCGCTGAGCGCCATTCAGACGGCCATGATCCTGAAGGTCGCCAGAGCCTTCGGCTATCCGCTGAATCGGAGCCGGGCCCGGGAACTGCTGCCGCTTCTGGTGTCCGGCGCCCTGGTGCGGGAGGGAGGCGACCGGCTGCTGCGGCGGTTTCCGGGGAAGCAGCACCTCTTGCGCGTTTCCTTGGCCGGTGTCTGGACCTTTCTCGCCGGCCAGATCGCGGTCCGTTACTTCGAGGAAATGCGCCGTCACACCCAGCGCCTGGGCGGTGGCGCCCCCGGGGAATTGAGACTGGTCAATTCCTGACCGGTCCAATCTGGACGCCGGGGAGGCCCTGCGGGTTCGTGTGGAGCCCCGCTCCCGCGGAAAGGTTCCGGTGCCGTGGTGAACGATTCGCCGGGTCTGCCCGTCCAATAGACGCGAGGGTCAGCTTGAAGTCCTGGATCTTGAGTCTGGTGGCCGGTCTGATGATGGCTGGGCCGACACTCGGCGCCAAGAAGTTCTGGGAAAAGGTTCCCCACCAGGAATGGAGCCGGGAGCAGGTCTCCAAGATCCTGACCCAGTCGCCTTGGGCCCGCCAGTTCCACATCTCACGAGCCAAGCTCGAGAAGTCCTATCGGCCCGCAGACGATCGCTCGTTGGAAAAAGACCTGGAAGGCCGCCGCGCAGGCTCACCAGGGTCCGTGGGGATCACCTCCCGCGGGGCGTCCGTCTATGTGCAGGACCAGACGGTGTCCAGGCAGTTCGACAGTACCGGCGGCGCCTTCGGTTCGTTTGTTCCGGTGACCGTCCGTTGGGAAACCGCGATGCCTGTGAAGCGGGCATGGTCGCGGATCCCGGAATCGAGCCGGGTGAGGTCAAAAACGGACGACGGGGAGTGGACGGGGAAGGATTCGAGCCATGTTGTCGTCAGCGTGTCGGGTTTGCCGCCGCGGATGATCCCGGTTGAGGCGGCGGAAAAAGATCGGTTCCTGGACGGCGTCAGGTCGCAGTCGTATCTCAAGGCCGGAAAAAGAGCGCGATGGCTGCCCGCCGGCGCCAGGTTGGGAGAAAAACAGCGGTGGGTGGCGTTGTACCTTCTGTTTCCCAGAGAGAGAGCCCGGGAAGTCGAACTGCGCGACAAGACGATCGAGTTCGTCACCAGAATTTCAGACCAGAAAATATCTCGCAAATTCAAACTCAAGGACATGGTCTTTGAGGGGAAGTTGGCCTTTTGAGAGCCCACGGCGTGAGGAGCGTTCAGCGGAATGCCGGCTTCTCATTCGCGGCGTATCTGCTTGTGGTGTTCCTGCTCCCGGGGACTTTGGCGTGGCCTGAATCCGGGCGGCGGCAGGACACGGTCCCCAGATTTCGCGCCGAATCGGAATTGGTGCTGGTCGACCTCGTGGCCACGGATGGCAAGGGCCGATTCGTCGCCGACATCCGTCAGGATGAAGTCGAGGTTCGGGAGGACGGGAAGCGCCGGAAGATCCAGTTGTTCAGGCTGGAACAGGGAGAAATTCCCGCCGGACAACCGGGAGAGCCGTCTCCCGGCGCGTCCCGTTCGCTCCGGGACGTTCCGAAGCGGGGCCAGGGCGGCTACGTCGTTTTCCTGTTGGATCTCCAGACCATGGACCTGGACTCGGCGGAGCGGAGCAAGGGAGCCATTCGGGAGTTTCTGCACTCGGGAATGGATCGTGAAGACCTGGCCATGCTGGTCACGATTCGGCCCGCCTTCCAGGTGGACCAACCGTTCACCCGGGAGCTGGAGAAGCTGGACGCCGCCTTGGATCAGGTTCCCTATCGCCGTGAAGAGGCCAGCCTGGAGGAGTTTGCGGAACGGGTGGATGAGATCTTCAATCGCTTCGGGAGGGATATTCCCCCGGAGGTGCCCGTATCCTACGCGGAAATGGAGGCGCAGCAGTACCTCGCGGACCTGAGAACCCGCCTCGATCTGTCCTGCCGGGCGATCTCCGCCCTTTCCCGATACCTGGGTTCCCTTCCGGGGAGAAAGCGGGTGCTTTACTTCTCGAGAGGTTATGCCGTCAATGCCTACCACAGGGTGTCGGAGATCATCCAGCGAAGGAGAGACCAATTGCATCGTGGGCTGCACAGGCCGCGGGCAGCCAGTTTGTCCAAGCTCAGGATCGGCAACATGGCCTCCATCTACGCCAGGAGCCTCCGCTCCGCCGTGGATCAGGCCAATCGCAACCAGGTGTCGGTCTACAGCATCGACCCCCGGGGCCTGATGCTGGCGCCCTTCCAGCACAGCACGTACTTCGACATCGGAGACATGGAGTCGACTCAAGAGTTCCTGGCCACCCTGTCCGACGACACGGGAGGCCTCCTTCTCACCAACGAAAACGAACTCGTCGATCCCATACGGACGGCCTATCGGGACAGCCGGTCCTACTACCTTCTGGGTTACGTTCCCGATGCCGAGTTGGAGGACGGCAAGTTTCACCGGATCGAAGTCAAGGTGAAACGAAAGGGCCTGAAGCTCCGGTACCGCCGGGGATATGAGACCGTGGCTCCGGAGAAGGCGGCCCAGTCCAACTTGAGCAACGCCTTCAAGTTTCCCGACCTCTACCGGGACTTTCCGTTCCGGCTCGCCGTCCGCCGCGACGGCGGACAATGGGTGGTGCGACCTCTTATTCCCAAGCAGGCGCTGACCTTCTCCGACGATGCCGGCCGAAAACGTTGCGACCTGGAGATATTCGGCATTCCCTTCGACGCATCGGGCGAACCGCTGGGAGAGAACTTCCTGTTCGCCAAGGCGCTCGAAATGGATTTCTCGGAGCAGGAACTCGTCTCTTTCCGACAGTACGAGACGTTCAGTCCCTCGCTGGAGACGGCAATTCCGGAGGACGCCCGGAACCTGGTGGTGGTGCTGCGCCAGAGACGGACCGGAATGCTGTCCGCCGCGACCCACATGATCGACACGGACTCGAATCCATCCGAATAGACACCCCTTGCCAGGGGCCGGCGGGCTGGGATACCTTTCCCTATGCGCTTCGTAGGGGTCATTCCGGCCCGGTACGCATCCACGCGCCTTCCCGGAAAACCGCTGCTCAAAGTCGCGGGCAAGACCCTGGTCCACTGGGTTTATCTGAGCGCATTGCAGTCGACTCGGCTGGACCGGATCCTGGTCGCTACCGACGATGAGAGGATTCTTCGATCCGTCCGTTCCTGGGACGGCAATGCCGTCATGACCTCGGACCGGCATCGCAGCGGCACCGAACGGGTGGCGGAAGTGGCGCAGGGGATAAAGGCGGACGTCTTCATCAATCTCCAGTGTGACGAGCCGGCGCTCCCGCCCGCGACCATCGACCGGGTCTGTGCCTGTTTCGACCATGATCCGGAGGTTCAGGTGGGAACGGCTTGCGTTCCTCTTCAGGATCCGGAAGAAGCCTTGGACCCCAACGTGGTGAAGGTGGTGACCGACACGAAGGGCCGGGCACTGTACTTCTCCCGGGCCCCGGTCCCCTACGCGCGGGAGGGCGAGGCTCCTTATTTCAAGCATCTGGGGATCTACGGCTACCGGCGCCGGTTGCTCCTGAATCTGCCCCGGCTTCGCCGGTCTCCATTGGAGGAGATCGAGAAGCTGGAACAGCTCCGGTTCCTGGAGAACCGGATTCCGATTCGGGTCGCCACGGTGGAAGAGGACAGCGTGGGAATCGATACGCGGGAAGATCTGGAACGTGTCAGACCATTCTTTGAAAATGGCTCTTTATTTCCAAATTCGAGAAGCGCGAACTTAGCGGCGGAAGGGGAGAGCTAGGATGGCGACCAAGTTCATTTTCGTGACGGGCGGGGTGTTGAGTTCGCTGGGCAAGGGTCTGGCGTCGGCGGCCATCGGGTGCCTCCTGGAGGCACGCGGCCTGAAGGTGACACTCCTCAAGCTGGACCCGTACATCAACGTCGACCCTGGAACCATGAGTCCGTTCCAGCATGGCGAGGTGTTCGTGACCGACGACGGCGCCGAAACGGATCTGGACCTGGGTCACTACGAGCGGTTCACCAGCGCCAAGATGCGCCGGGACAACAACTCCACAACCGGCAAGATCTACCAGACGGTCATCCGGAAGGAGCGCCAGGGAGAGTACCTGGGAAAGACGGTCCAGGTCATCCCGCACATCACCAACGAGATCAAGGCCACCATCAAGCGGGTGGCGAACGGGGCCGACGTGGTGGTGGTGGAGATCGGCGGAACGGTCGGGGACATCGAGAGCCTGCCTTTCCTGGAAGCGATCCGGCAGATGCGGATCGACGTGGGACACGAGAACTCGATCTTCGTTCACCTGACCCTCGTGCCCTTCATCGAGACGGCCGGAGAGTTGAAGACCAAGCCGACCCAGCACTCGGTGCGGGAGTTGAGAGAGATCGGAATTCAGCCCGACATTCTTCTCTGCCGCACCCGGCAACTGCTTCCCAAGCAGATCAAGCAGAAGATCGCCCTCTTCTGCAATCTGGCTTCAGACGCCGTCATCACGGCCAAGGACGTGGAATGCATCTACGAAGTCCCGTTGGTCTATAGCAAGGAGGGTCTGGACGCCATCATTGCCGATCTCCTCCGCCTGCCGGAGCGCCCCATCGAACTGGGTCCCTGGGAAGATCTCATGGACCGGATCCGAAGTCCCGAAGGAGAAGTGACTATCGGGATCATCGGCAAGTACGTGGGCTTCGAGGAGTCCTACAAGAGCCTCAGCGAGGCCCTGATCCACGGCGGACTTCCGGCCCGGACCCGGGTCCGGCTCCAGTGGGTCGATTCAGAAGGCCTGACCGGGGACGACTACGAATCGAGGTTGGAAGGTCTGGACGCCATTCTAATTCCGGGCGGCTTCGGAATCCGCGGAATCGAAGGGATGATCCGGGCGATCCGGCATGCTCGTGTCCGCCGGATGCCCTGTTTCGGAATCTGCCTCGGGATGCAATGCATCGTGATCGAATTCGCTCGCAACGTCTGTTCCCTGGACGCCAACAGTTCCGAGTTCGATCCCGCGGTCCCGCACCGGGTCATCTACAAGCTGCGGGACCTGCTGGGAGTGGATGCCATGGGCGGCACCATGAGGCTGGGCGCCTATCCCTGCCTGCTGGACGAGGGTTCACTGGCGCGCCGAATCTACGGGGATAGAGAGATCTCCGAAAGACACCGTCATCGCTACGAGTTCAATCGCGAATACGAGGAGATCCTGGTGAGCTACGGACTCCAGGTGTCCGGCAACTCTCCCGACGGGAATTTCGTGGAAATCGTGGAGTTGGAGGATCACCCCTGGTTTCTGGGTTGCCAGTTCCATCCGGAATTCAAGTCCAAGCCGCTGAGCCCCCACCCGCTCTTCGCGAGCTTCATCAAGGCGGCCATCCGTTACCGGCAGGAATCGCGGCTGGCAACGGCCATGCGCCGAAGTCTGGAAGAAGCCGTGACCGTGACTTGATCGAAGCCTTCCTTTCCGGTTCCGGGTTCCGGATCCCGGCAAGGTCTGCCGGATCAGTCCGCCGCAGTGCGACCCCTTTCCCCTCTCTCTTTGCGGTATGATCTGGAGTCGCCGTGAGAAGACGGATGGACTTCCGCAAATGGCGGCTCGGCGCCCGGCAGCCTTTTTTTCTCATCGCAGGTCCCTGCGTCATCGAAAGCGAAGAACACGCCCTGGGTGTCGCCGCCCGGCTCCGGGAAATCACGTCCGCTCTGGACGTCCCCTTCATCTTCAAGGCTTCCTACGACAAGGCCAACCGGACTTCCATTCGCTCCTTTCGGGGCCCGGGCCTGGGCCGCGGCCTGGAGATCCTGGGACGAATCCGCCGCGAGTTGGGTGTTGCGGTCACGTCCGACGTGCATGAACCCGGACAAGTGGGCCCGGCGGCGGAAGTCCTGGACCTCTTGCAGATTCCCGCTTTCCTCTGCCGTCAAACCGATCTCATCGTCGCGGCGGCCGCCACGGGAAGACCGGTCAACATCAAGAAGGGACAGTTTCTGGCGCCCGGAGATCTGGTTCACGCGGTCGAGAAGGCCCGAAGCACGGGCAATCGGGACCTGTTCGTCACCGAACGGGGAACCAGCTTCGGATACAACAACCTGGTTGTCGACTTCCGGTCGCTCCCGCTGCTGAGAAAACTGGGCGTACCGGTGGTCTTCGACGCCACCCACAGCGTCCAACTGCCCGGTGGAGCCGGCGGATCCAGCTCCGGCGAGAGCGGTTTCATCCCCTATCTGGCGCGCGCGGCTGTGGCGGTGGGTGTGGACGGGCTCTTCATGGAGGTGCATCCGGAGCCGAAGCGGGCCCTGAGCGATGGCGCCAACGCATTGCAGATCGATCTGCTCAAAGGTATGTTGACGCAACTTTGCCGGCTCGACGCACTGACCAGGGAAGCCGGATTCGAGCCGTTGAAACCTGGGGAGGACGGTCGTGCAAGCTGAGACCGCGCCGAGTCGAAATGCCGGGACCAGCCGGTCCCGGGAGACGGCCCGGAGAGTCCTGGAGACGGAGGCCGAGGCGGTCGCGGCTCTCATTCCCCGTCTCGACCATCGTTTCGACCGGGCCATCGAGCTGCTGGCTTCCTGCACCGGGCGGGTGGTTCTCACCGGCATGGGAAAATCGGGCATCATCGCCCGGAAGATCGCCGCGACCCTCTCCAGCACCGGGACGCCCGCCCTGTTCGTCCATCCCGCCGACGCCATCCATGGCGACCTGGGCATGTTGGCCGAAAGGGATCTGGCCGTTGCCGTTTCCAACAGCGGCGAGACTCACGAGTTGGTGCGTTTGCTTCCCACCCTCAAGCGGCTCGGCGTTCCCCTTATCGGCCTGGTGGGAGAGATGGAATCGACGCTCGCCCACTACTCCGACGTGGTTCTGAACGTGGGAGTGGACCGGGAGGCTTGCGCGCTCGGCCTGGCCCCCACGGCATCCACGACCGCCGCCCTGGCCTTGGGGGACGCGTTGGCCGTCGTTCTCTCGGAGCGAAAGGGACTGCGGCCACGGGACTTCGCGCGGCTCCATCCGGGCGGGGGGCTGGGCAGCCGGTTGATTCTGGTGTCCGATCTCATGCACCGGGGGGATGAGATTCCCAAGGCCGCAGCGTCCACCTCCATGAAGGAGGTGATCGACGAGATCAGCCGGAAGGGACTGGGCATCGCCGGAATCGTGGCGGAAGACGGCCGGCTCGCGGGGGTCATTTCGGACGGTGACTTGCGCCGCATGCTGCAGAGTCGAGGCGGATCGATCCTCGCCTGCACCGCCGCCGAGTGCATGACTCCGAACCCCGTCACCATCGGAGGCGACGAGCTGGCCACCAAGGCGCTGAACCTCATGGAGAGGAAGAGAATCACTTCACTGCCGGTGCCGGACGGCGACGGAAGGCTCGTGGGAATCATTCACCTCCATGACCTCTGGCGGACCGAGATGTTCTGATCCTTCTGGTCCGCGCAGCTTCTCGTCCCGTGTGATCTTGCCGTCGAGCAACTCGATCACGCGATGAGCGCGCTCGGCGATGCCGGGGTCGTGGGTGACCAGAACGATGGTGTTGCCTTTTCGGTGGAGGGCATCGAAGAGGTTCAGGATCTCCCGGCCGGTGCGCGAGTCCAGGTTGCCGGTCGGCTCGTCGGCCAAGAGGATCGACGGACGGTTGACGAGAGCCCGCCCGATGGCGACCCGCTGGCGCTGCCCCCCGGACAATTCGTTGGGCCGGTGGTGGGCCCGGTCCTCCAGTTCCACCTGAGCCAGAATCTCACGGGTTCTGAAACGGCGCCGTGACGCCGGCAGCCGGCTGTAGATGAGCGGCAACTCGATGTTCTTGTAGGCGGAGGCCCGGGCCAGCAGGTTGAAGGTCTGGAAGACGAAGCCGATTTCCTGGTTCCGGACCCGCGCCAGCTCGTCATCGTTCATCGAACTCACCAGTTTCCCGTGAAGGAA from Acidobacteriota bacterium encodes:
- a CDS encoding uracil-DNA glycosylase; this translates as MRELVHQLNFFSELGVTHLNLKNLNRVPTLPEIREEMGECTRCKLHRGRQNIVFGVGNPEADLMFVGEAPGADEDAQGIPFVGRAGQLLTRIIESIGLQREQVYIANILKCRPPRNRDPQPDEVESCEGFLFQQIQAIDPLLVVALGRYAAQTLLQTQTAISRIRGKFYPYRGGLLIPTFHPSYLLRNPRAKREVWEDMKAIRAKLTELGSSYYAP
- a CDS encoding VWA domain-containing protein, whose amino-acid sequence is MRSVQRNAGFSFAAYLLVVFLLPGTLAWPESGRRQDTVPRFRAESELVLVDLVATDGKGRFVADIRQDEVEVREDGKRRKIQLFRLEQGEIPAGQPGEPSPGASRSLRDVPKRGQGGYVVFLLDLQTMDLDSAERSKGAIREFLHSGMDREDLAMLVTIRPAFQVDQPFTRELEKLDAALDQVPYRREEASLEEFAERVDEIFNRFGRDIPPEVPVSYAEMEAQQYLADLRTRLDLSCRAISALSRYLGSLPGRKRVLYFSRGYAVNAYHRVSEIIQRRRDQLHRGLHRPRAASLSKLRIGNMASIYARSLRSAVDQANRNQVSVYSIDPRGLMLAPFQHSTYFDIGDMESTQEFLATLSDDTGGLLLTNENELVDPIRTAYRDSRSYYLLGYVPDAELEDGKFHRIEVKVKRKGLKLRYRRGYETVAPEKAAQSNLSNAFKFPDLYRDFPFRLAVRRDGGQWVVRPLIPKQALTFSDDAGRKRCDLEIFGIPFDASGEPLGENFLFAKALEMDFSEQELVSFRQYETFSPSLETAIPEDARNLVVVLRQRRTGMLSAATHMIDTDSNPSE
- the kdsA gene encoding 3-deoxy-8-phosphooctulonate synthase; translated protein: MDFRKWRLGARQPFFLIAGPCVIESEEHALGVAARLREITSALDVPFIFKASYDKANRTSIRSFRGPGLGRGLEILGRIRRELGVAVTSDVHEPGQVGPAAEVLDLLQIPAFLCRQTDLIVAAAATGRPVNIKKGQFLAPGDLVHAVEKARSTGNRDLFVTERGTSFGYNNLVVDFRSLPLLRKLGVPVVFDATHSVQLPGGAGGSSSGESGFIPYLARAAVAVGVDGLFMEVHPEPKRALSDGANALQIDLLKGMLTQLCRLDALTREAGFEPLKPGEDGRAS
- a CDS encoding KpsF/GutQ family sugar-phosphate isomerase, with protein sequence MQAETAPSRNAGTSRSRETARRVLETEAEAVAALIPRLDHRFDRAIELLASCTGRVVLTGMGKSGIIARKIAATLSSTGTPALFVHPADAIHGDLGMLAERDLAVAVSNSGETHELVRLLPTLKRLGVPLIGLVGEMESTLAHYSDVVLNVGVDREACALGLAPTASTTAALALGDALAVVLSERKGLRPRDFARLHPGGGLGSRLILVSDLMHRGDEIPKAAASTSMKEVIDEISRKGLGIAGIVAEDGRLAGVISDGDLRRMLQSRGGSILACTAAECMTPNPVTIGGDELATKALNLMERKRITSLPVPDGDGRLVGIIHLHDLWRTEMF
- a CDS encoding CTP synthase, encoding MATKFIFVTGGVLSSLGKGLASAAIGCLLEARGLKVTLLKLDPYINVDPGTMSPFQHGEVFVTDDGAETDLDLGHYERFTSAKMRRDNNSTTGKIYQTVIRKERQGEYLGKTVQVIPHITNEIKATIKRVANGADVVVVEIGGTVGDIESLPFLEAIRQMRIDVGHENSIFVHLTLVPFIETAGELKTKPTQHSVRELREIGIQPDILLCRTRQLLPKQIKQKIALFCNLASDAVITAKDVECIYEVPLVYSKEGLDAIIADLLRLPERPIELGPWEDLMDRIRSPEGEVTIGIIGKYVGFEESYKSLSEALIHGGLPARTRVRLQWVDSEGLTGDDYESRLEGLDAILIPGGFGIRGIEGMIRAIRHARVRRMPCFGICLGMQCIVIEFARNVCSLDANSSEFDPAVPHRVIYKLRDLLGVDAMGGTMRLGAYPCLLDEGSLARRIYGDREISERHRHRYEFNREYEEILVSYGLQVSGNSPDGNFVEIVELEDHPWFLGCQFHPEFKSKPLSPHPLFASFIKAAIRYRQESRLATAMRRSLEEAVTVT
- a CDS encoding DUF697 domain-containing protein encodes the protein MAESSPLGASEAYPNPDDIFRSIRGWAPEPVLDLLDQLAFLLPDDIKYRLKTVMDTLPRQGDNMQKVLEVVRGQWREIQSEEELRISVVGMPQSGKATLIRALTRDQDETVRPIFHPVGIQGVEEFVGYRTPDLTRDLQQADFILLVLDGRFEATLSTRRLLERLQGYGTPLLVVLSKMDLVRQPSRMVRSARGVLGTSVFPVSVAQPERLERLLKSIVSALPKALYPLTRSLPGFRRTICNSIVTQASFSAALVGAVPIPVSDMLPLSAIQTAMILKVARAFGYPLNRSRARELLPLLVSGALVREGGDRLLRRFPGKQHLLRVSLAGVWTFLAGQIAVRYFEEMRRHTQRLGGGAPGELRLVNS
- the priA gene encoding primosomal protein N' — translated: MPASPQVAPGRDPEQDRNVQVAVPLPLFREFTYRVPDRMETPPAAGTRVLVPFGHRKLVGIVVSGSPRVTGLELKNLERVLDRDPILSPQLLSLGQWVARYYFSPLGEVLQSMLPPGLLSKPSSTVSRSWPVKTRMAIRSVDLSRESGLTRRQRELLALLRARKLPVAVSRFVREAGTTRGTLKAMAARGAVVLKPERVYRSPWLDSDPPPPVKRHSLNPDQSRILEEIRRRLSGGGFHSMLIHGITGSGKTEVYLNAISQVVRTGGSALMLVPEIGLTPQISNQFRGWFGSEVAILHSALSEGERFDQWLRIREGKARVVIGTRSSVFAPVPDLRIAIVDEEHDSSYKQGEMPRYHARDAALKRGQLEQALVVLGSATPQLEIYHVSRDRGRPRPEVLPRRVLDRSLPQVEVVDMRLEFQKHGKALILSDLLRDSLRQSLECGDQALLLLNRRGYSAALLCRSCGNTERCRNCSISLTYHRDRNRLLCHYCGFTRSLPARCRDCGKRYIHLLGEGTEKVQEALQELFPEARVGRLDRDTVRRKGSLQRILSDFRRGRTDVLVGTQMIAKGHDFPGVTLVGVLSADQGLRLPDFRAAERTFQLLTQVAGRAGRGERAGRVVIQTYYPNHYSLKAARRQDYPLFFQEEIEFRRRFQYPPFSALVSLLVQGRDRGSTLDLAHRLGRSLLEHRKRIGAHQRLRILGPAPAPLERIKGEYRFQILIKAVRRPEALEVVRSSREELSRKGANLKQVSVDVDPVNLM
- the kdsB gene encoding 3-deoxy-manno-octulosonate cytidylyltransferase — translated: MRFVGVIPARYASTRLPGKPLLKVAGKTLVHWVYLSALQSTRLDRILVATDDERILRSVRSWDGNAVMTSDRHRSGTERVAEVAQGIKADVFINLQCDEPALPPATIDRVCACFDHDPEVQVGTACVPLQDPEEALDPNVVKVVTDTKGRALYFSRAPVPYAREGEAPYFKHLGIYGYRRRLLLNLPRLRRSPLEEIEKLEQLRFLENRIPIRVATVEEDSVGIDTREDLERVRPFFENGSLFPNSRSANLAAEGES